A stretch of Amycolatopsis balhimycina FH 1894 DNA encodes these proteins:
- a CDS encoding NUDIX hydrolase yields the protein MGVSPWAVPAVGIAVVAVAGVFGAGWAWLALGVLLACGAGWLGWVVLREPRADSVAGMGFTIRPLTLAVIRRGDSLLVFEGRDEVKDETYYRPLGGGVEFGESSKDALKREFGEELGAEIEVGERLGVLENVFTWRGTAGHEIAFLYEAVFVDPSFYERDEMKIIDEPATACWVDLAGFRDGSKILYPEGLMGLLSPDQ from the coding sequence GTGGGGGTTTCGCCCTGGGCGGTGCCCGCCGTGGGGATCGCTGTGGTCGCCGTGGCCGGGGTGTTCGGCGCCGGGTGGGCCTGGCTGGCCCTCGGGGTGCTCCTCGCCTGCGGTGCGGGCTGGCTCGGCTGGGTCGTGCTTCGGGAGCCGCGGGCCGATAGCGTGGCCGGCATGGGGTTCACGATCAGGCCGCTCACGTTGGCGGTCATCCGGCGCGGCGACTCACTACTCGTCTTCGAAGGGCGCGACGAAGTCAAGGACGAGACCTACTACCGGCCGCTCGGGGGTGGGGTCGAGTTCGGCGAGAGCAGCAAGGACGCGCTCAAGCGCGAGTTCGGCGAAGAACTCGGCGCCGAGATCGAAGTCGGCGAACGGCTCGGCGTGCTCGAGAACGTCTTCACCTGGCGGGGTACTGCTGGGCACGAGATCGCCTTTCTCTACGAAGCCGTCTTCGTGGACCCGAGCTTCTACGAGCGCGACGAAATGAAGATCATCGACGAGCCCGCCACCGCGTGCTGGGTCGACCTCGCCGGCTTCCGCGACGGCAGCAAGATCCTCTACCCCGAAGGGCTCATGGGACTCCTCTCACCGGATC